The sequence AGGCCGTCGACGTCGCCGTCGGCGGCGCTGGCGTAGTCGGCGTCGGCGCCTTCCTCGCGGGTCGTCGCGTCGCGGTCGTCGGGACCGGCGATGACCTCCAGTAGTTCGGCCGCGCCCTCGACGGTCGGCGCCAGGGGACCGATCTGTTCGAGCGAGTTGGCGTAGGCGACGAGGCCGTACCGGGAGACCAGGCCGTAGGTGGGCTTGATGCCGACGACGCCACAGAAGGCGGCCGGACACCGGACGGAGCCACCGGTGTCGCTGCCGAGGGCGAGGTCGGCCTCGCCGGCGGCGACGGCGGCGGCGCTGCCACCCGAGGAGCCACCGGGCACGCGCGACTCGTCGACGGGGTTCGTCGTCGGGCCGAACGCCGACGTCTCCGTCGTCGTCCCCATGCCGAACTCGTCCATGTTGGTCTTGCCGACGATGGTCGCGCCCGCGTCAGCGAGGCGTTCGACGACCGTCGCGTCGTAGGGCGGCACGTAGTCCTCGAGCATCGCAGACCCGCAGGTGGTCCGGACGCCCTCGGTGGAGATGTTGTCCTTGACGGCGACGGTGCGACCCGCGAGCGGGCCGTCGTCGTCGCCCTCGATGGCCGTCTCGGTGATGAAGGCGTCGTGGCTCATGACACGCTCGGCCCCTCGAAGTGGCCGTCTTCGGTCGCCGGCGCGTTCCGCAGGGCCTCCTCCTGGGTGAGTCCCTCGCGAACCTCGTCGGCTCGCATGACGTTCACCAGGTCAGGTTCCGACTCGACCTCGGGCACGTCGTCGAGGGCGTCGAAGTAGGAGAGGATGTCCGCGAACTGCACGGCGAACTGGTCCACCTCGTCCTCGGCCAGGTCGATCCGGGCGAGGTCGGCGACGTGGCGGACCTCGTCGGGGTCGACGGGCGTCTCGCTCATGTGTGAGGGGAACTCTGGGCCGGCACTAAGGGTTTCGGTCCAGCTGTGATGCGCGGTCGTTCGTATCGCCGCTCGCGCATCTTCCCATCGTCCACACCTCGCGTTCACGCACCGAATACAGCCGCAGATCAAACTCAGTATGTGTTTGTTTAGGCCCGCTGAAAACAGGGACGTTGGCGGTAGTTGACGCCGTTCTATCATTCGACAATGGGTAATGAGTTTTATTTACCCTCTCAGTTGCCATTAACGACGGTAGACACACACATACAAGATCCGAAAATGTGCTTTGCTTGGGTTCTGAGTCGATATACATCCGCGTTTGTGTCTCACTGTCTACGGCCGACACCTCACACTCCAACGGGACAGCAGGTAAGTACAAATGTTTATGCCTCTGGCGACCGAGTATCTATACGGAATGGTTCAATCTATCACACTTGACACTGCAAAAGAGTTGATCGATGCGGCCGAGCAGAAGGCCGATGAAATCGATAATCCGATGGTAATCGCGGTTACGAACAGCGAGGGCAACCTCATCGCCCAGCGTCGGATGGACGACGCGTGGCTCGCGTCGGTCTCGATTTCGCGGAACAAGGCCTACACGTCGGCGGCGCTCGACATGCCGACCCACGAACTCGCCGAGCCTTCCGAGCCCGGCAACTCCCTGTACGGACTTCAGACGACCGACGAGGGTCGCATCGTCATCTTCGGCGGCGGCTATCCGCTGTTCGACGAGGACGGCGATGTCGTCGGGGCGTTCGGCGTCTCCGGCGGCGCCGTCGAACAGGACATGGAAGTCGCGGAAGCGGGCGTCGCCCACTGGGAATCGCTTCGGGACAGCGCGACACCGGCTGAGGTGACCAACTAATGTCGATGGACGCCGTCGTCTACAAGGGGCCACACGAGGTCGCCGTCGAAGAAGTTGAGGAACCGGAGATCGAACATCCCAACGACGTCCTGATCGACATCACGACGTCGTGCATCTGTGGCTCCGACCTTCACATGTACGAAGGGCGGACGGCCGCGGAACCGGGCATCGTCTTCGGTCACGAGAACGTGGGCATCGTCACCGAAACCGGCGAGGCCGTGACCGACCTCGAAATCGGCGACCGCGTCGTCGCCCCGTTCAACGTCGCCTGCGGGTTCTGTGAGAACTGCGAGAACGGCAAGACCGGCTTCTGTACCACCGTCAACCCCGGCTTCGCCGGCGGCGCGTACGGCTACGTCGCCATGGGCCCGTACAAGGGCGGTCAGGCGGAGAAGCTCCGCATCCCCTTCGCCGACTTCAACGCGCTCAAACTCCCCGAGGGCGACGAACACGAGGACGCGTTCTCGCTCCTCGCGGACGTCTTCCCCACCGGCTGGCACGGACTCGAACTCG comes from Haloplanus sp. XH21 and encodes:
- the gatC gene encoding Asp-tRNA(Asn)/Glu-tRNA(Gln) amidotransferase subunit GatC, encoding MSETPVDPDEVRHVADLARIDLAEDEVDQFAVQFADILSYFDALDDVPEVESEPDLVNVMRADEVREGLTQEEALRNAPATEDGHFEGPSVS
- a CDS encoding GlcG/HbpS family heme-binding protein; the protein is MVQSITLDTAKELIDAAEQKADEIDNPMVIAVTNSEGNLIAQRRMDDAWLASVSISRNKAYTSAALDMPTHELAEPSEPGNSLYGLQTTDEGRIVIFGGGYPLFDEDGDVVGAFGVSGGAVEQDMEVAEAGVAHWESLRDSATPAEVTN